GAATGTGCCAGTGTTACGGTAAGTGAATTTGACGGTAGAATTCATGGTGATCATGTCAGTGTTCACACCCGTAGCATCAGAACCAGCTTGAACTCTCAGATGGTCAAACTTGATGCTCTGCCGTAGACACAGAACAAGTTAAAGGGGGATATGGAGGAGGagtgaaaattaaattgaatgaaatgaaattaaaggaaaCCTTGACGAAGATGTTGGGCTTCATGGGCCTGCTGGCACCCCAgaggatgagagagaagagggtgaagagaaggaagaaggagagGAGGAAAGCGAGAAAATAGTAGCGGCGAGTGTGGACACGCGCGTCATGTTCGGATTGGAGAAGGCCTTCTTCTTCGATGATGGAGTCGATCTGAtccttcttcttgttgatgagcttgCGGGAAGCGGAGAAGCGGCTCGACGAGGACTGGCGAGAGTGGCGGCCCATGGACGACTGGGAGTGCGGTGGGGATCCCATTGGGCTGAGCACCGGCGTCGATTGGAACGACGTCGTTGTCTTCTCGCCATCGTGTGATGGACTCTGAACGTAGTACACTGCCCTCCTCGGAGATGACGACGCATCTACGCTTGTCACTTCCGAATCTGTTTTTGCATGCATTTCCGGCCCTCGTG
The genomic region above belongs to Arachis duranensis cultivar V14167 chromosome 3, aradu.V14167.gnm2.J7QH, whole genome shotgun sequence and contains:
- the LOC107481916 gene encoding uncharacterized protein LOC107481916; protein product: MHAKTDSEVTSVDASSSPRRAVYYVQSPSHDGEKTTTSFQSTPVLSPMGSPPHSQSSMGRHSRQSSSSRFSASRKLINKKKDQIDSIIEEEGLLQSEHDARVHTRRYYFLAFLLSFFLLFTLFSLILWGASRPMKPNIFVKSIKFDHLRVQAGSDATGVNTDMITMNSTVKFTYRNTGTFFGVHVASTPLDLSYSEIVIASGDMRKFYQSRKSQRVVSVAVMGNKIPLYGSGASLSSSTGMPTVPVPLKLSFVVRSKAYVLGKLVKPKYYKRIDCSITLDPNKIIDLPTFCLNCSMRSPSPLIFFFRKRIQFYPPF